The Saprospiraceae bacterium genome includes a window with the following:
- a CDS encoding IS1634 family transposase: protein MKIRIVKTASNAKAVQIVRYQNNRRIILHHIGSAHNEIELDELMTIANEWIKDASKQLSVFPDESPNKLLHLNHCTFIGVQYHFFYQQINTIQDKLGFVGLPALLNDLVTMRIFEPASKLRSLELMEHFFGIKHSRKSYYKIAPQCIDLKEKVETKVVDFAKEHYSFNYDIVFYDVTTLYFETFAEDELRKNGFSKDNKSQQPQILIALMVTQEGFPIAYEIFSGNTFEGHTIVPVIKDFIKRNNVESFTVVADAAMISSENIAHLIQNNINYIVGARLGNLSVKLLETIDQQIVRQDGKSIRIKTELGCLICSYSSVRYRKDLYEMNKQIEKAKQVIELPSKRRKQKFTKTNDQKMELNEDLIEKTKKLLGIKGYYTNLEETKVGNETIIERYHELYRIEQAFRVTKSDLQTRPIFHFKEQPIKLHILICFMALVISKHIELKTGVSIRKFLDESKRIVDGQILNHITNKTVIVKAEQTPKMTRLIAKLFPPH, encoded by the coding sequence GTGAAAATCAGGATAGTCAAAACCGCATCAAATGCCAAAGCGGTTCAAATAGTACGGTATCAAAACAACAGGCGAATCATTTTACACCATATTGGCTCGGCTCATAACGAAATCGAACTAGATGAACTTATGACTATAGCTAATGAATGGATCAAAGACGCTTCAAAGCAGTTATCTGTTTTTCCCGATGAAAGCCCAAACAAACTACTTCATCTCAATCATTGTACATTTATCGGGGTGCAATACCATTTTTTCTACCAACAGATAAATACTATACAGGATAAATTGGGGTTTGTTGGGTTGCCGGCATTATTGAATGATTTGGTAACAATGAGGATATTTGAACCAGCATCTAAACTTCGTTCCTTAGAATTGATGGAACATTTTTTTGGCATAAAACATAGTCGTAAGAGTTATTACAAGATTGCTCCACAATGTATTGACTTAAAAGAAAAGGTAGAGACGAAAGTAGTAGATTTTGCAAAGGAGCATTATTCGTTCAATTATGATATTGTTTTTTACGATGTGACAACACTTTACTTTGAGACCTTTGCAGAAGACGAATTACGAAAGAACGGCTTTTCTAAAGACAATAAATCGCAGCAACCACAAATATTAATAGCGCTGATGGTTACCCAGGAAGGTTTTCCGATTGCTTATGAAATCTTCAGTGGCAACACGTTTGAAGGACATACGATTGTTCCTGTCATCAAAGATTTTATCAAAAGAAATAATGTGGAATCATTTACGGTAGTGGCAGATGCGGCAATGATTAGTTCAGAAAATATTGCACACTTAATCCAAAACAATATCAACTATATTGTAGGAGCACGATTGGGCAACCTTTCAGTAAAGCTGCTCGAAACTATAGACCAACAAATCGTCAGGCAAGATGGTAAAAGTATCAGAATTAAGACGGAATTAGGTTGTTTGATTTGTAGTTATTCTTCTGTGCGATACCGCAAAGATTTATATGAGATGAACAAACAAATAGAGAAAGCAAAACAGGTAATTGAATTACCATCAAAGAGAAGAAAACAAAAATTTACCAAGACCAATGACCAGAAAATGGAACTTAACGAAGACCTAATCGAAAAAACAAAGAAGCTGCTTGGGATCAAAGGCTACTATACCAATTTAGAAGAAACAAAAGTGGGCAATGAAACCATCATTGAGCGTTATCACGAGCTGTACAGAATAGAACAGGCTTTTCGAGTAACCAAAAGTGACTTGCAAACCAGACCAATATTCCATTTTAAGGAACAGCCTATAAAGCTGCACATTCTGATATGTTTTATGGCTTTAGTGATCTCCAAACACATCGAACTAAAGACAGGTGTGTCGATAAGAAAGTTCCTGGACGAATCAAAAAGAATAGTTGATGGACAAATCCTAAATCATATAACCAATAAAACCGTCATCGTTAAGGCTGAGCAGACTCCAAAAATGACCAGGCTAATCGCCAAATTATTCCCACCGCACTAA
- a CDS encoding T9SS type A sorting domain-containing protein has protein sequence MGQVRNNNNSGCNSVAEVTAACISSSDDETNFSTINLYPNPVSETLNIQFENSNHTAVELSVRDISGKILLFRDIFEKYATIDFSCLSSGIYFVNLNSNHQTIISKVVKL, from the coding sequence ATGGGACAAGTCAGGAATAATAATAATTCCGGATGTAACAGTGTCGCTGAGGTGACGGCTGCGTGTATTTCATCCTCTGACGACGAAACAAATTTTTCAACTATTAATTTGTACCCAAATCCTGTATCAGAAACTTTAAATATCCAATTTGAGAACAGCAACCACACTGCTGTTGAACTTTCTGTACGGGATATATCAGGTAAAATATTACTCTTCAGAGATATTTTTGAGAAATACGCAACGATTGATTTTTCATGTTTGTCTTCAGGTATTTATTTTGTAAATCTGAATAGCAACCACCAAACAATCATTTCAAAAGTTGTGAAACTTTAA
- a CDS encoding alpha/beta hydrolase: MKNNLLLLHGALGAASQFNLLVEKLKDHFDVHAFDFSGHGANDYHGSLSMQKFSNDILDYLNENGLKKCELFGYSMGGYAAVTFALEHPERVDRIMTLGTKWKWDPETSAKEVKMLNTDKILEKVPAFADMLKQRHTGLGWKSVLNRTAELMEDLGNTSGLKKEDFVRVGVPVRICLGSEDSMVTTEESVAVAEWIPQGTFKILAGVPHPLEKVDVDLLSKELKAYF, encoded by the coding sequence ATGAAAAATAACCTTCTCCTTCTCCACGGAGCTCTCGGTGCAGCCAGCCAGTTTAATTTATTAGTGGAAAAACTGAAGGATCACTTCGACGTTCACGCATTTGATTTCAGTGGTCATGGGGCAAATGATTATCATGGCAGTCTATCCATGCAAAAATTTTCAAATGATATACTTGATTATCTGAATGAAAATGGCTTGAAAAAATGTGAACTTTTCGGTTACAGTATGGGGGGCTATGCGGCGGTAACATTTGCTTTGGAACATCCTGAACGTGTCGATCGAATCATGACACTGGGCACTAAGTGGAAATGGGATCCTGAGACTTCTGCCAAAGAAGTAAAGATGCTGAATACAGATAAAATTTTGGAAAAAGTTCCGGCATTTGCGGATATGCTTAAACAAAGACATACAGGATTGGGATGGAAGAGTGTATTGAATCGTACTGCTGAACTTATGGAAGATCTCGGAAACACAAGTGGTCTCAAAAAAGAAGATTTCGTTCGTGTGGGTGTGCCGGTACGAATTTGTCTGGGATCAGAAGATAGTATGGTGACTACTGAAGAATCAGTGGCAGTTGCGGAATGGATCCCTCAGGGAACATTTAAAATTTTAGCAGGCGTTCCCCATCCTTTGGAAAAGGTGGATGTTGACTTATTATCAAAGGAATTGAAGGCATATTTTTAA
- a CDS encoding nucleotidyl transferase AbiEii/AbiGii toxin family protein, which produces MEIPELQEFCLVGGTALSLMYGHRISEDLDLFTNTNFDNSAIMEGLIKEFGDEFVMEDKPAFFGIFCYIGNVKVDIVRFPHPVIRPILEINGIRMYSPEDIIAMKVQAILGRGKKKDFWDVAELLEHFTIQDFITFHKEKYSTQNLFITVPQAITYFDDADESENPVSLKGQSWDSVKHVIQTKVRDFLI; this is translated from the coding sequence ATGGAAATACCGGAACTACAGGAGTTTTGTCTTGTAGGGGGTACCGCTTTATCATTGATGTATGGCCATCGTATATCAGAAGATCTGGATCTATTTACAAATACTAATTTTGATAATTCAGCCATTATGGAAGGATTAATAAAAGAATTTGGGGATGAATTTGTAATGGAAGATAAGCCAGCTTTTTTCGGCATATTTTGTTATATCGGTAATGTAAAGGTTGATATCGTCCGTTTTCCTCATCCGGTAATCCGGCCGATATTAGAGATAAACGGTATCAGGATGTACTCTCCGGAAGATATTATAGCCATGAAAGTACAAGCAATCCTGGGTAGAGGGAAGAAAAAAGATTTTTGGGATGTAGCAGAGTTGCTTGAGCATTTTACCATTCAGGATTTTATCACTTTTCACAAAGAAAAATACAGTACACAAAACCTATTTATTACCGTACCACAGGCCATCACTTACTTTGATGATGCTGACGAGAGTGAAAATCCTGTTAGCCTGAAAGGGCAAAGTTGGGATTCGGTTAAACATGTAATTCAGACAAAAGTGAGGGACTTCTTAATTTAA
- a CDS encoding NAD(P)-dependent alcohol dehydrogenase — protein MLAAIYLNYGSPDVVKVTEVAKPQPKQNEVLVKVHASSVNRTDCGFRAGKPYIVRLFSGLFTPKQKILGSDFAGEVKAIGTNVKSFHIGDKVFGFHPDIFGAHAQYICLPEDASFTHMPPNTSFQEAAAICEGAHYAMNYLKEINFKKHKKILINGATGAIGTAAVQLAKYFGAEVTTVGNTKNMELVKSLGADIVIDYQKEDFTRRNHSFDVVLDAVGKSTFFKCTRILNKGGIYFSTELGPYAQNIFLPLYTSIMGDKKMLFPLPKHNKKEIIFFRELIEAGHYRAVIDRQYPLAQIQDAYRYVETGEKTGSVVITVEH, from the coding sequence ATGTTAGCAGCAATTTATCTGAATTACGGATCACCGGATGTTGTCAAAGTTACGGAAGTAGCCAAACCACAACCCAAACAAAATGAAGTTCTCGTAAAAGTCCACGCTTCATCTGTCAACCGAACAGATTGTGGATTCAGAGCTGGCAAACCATACATAGTCAGACTTTTCAGCGGTTTATTCACCCCCAAACAAAAGATATTAGGAAGTGATTTTGCAGGTGAAGTTAAAGCCATTGGCACCAATGTAAAATCATTCCATATCGGTGATAAAGTGTTTGGATTTCATCCCGACATTTTTGGAGCTCATGCGCAATATATCTGTTTGCCGGAAGATGCTTCATTTACCCACATGCCACCAAATACCTCTTTTCAGGAAGCCGCTGCCATCTGTGAAGGAGCTCATTACGCCATGAACTATCTCAAAGAAATAAACTTTAAAAAGCATAAAAAAATACTCATTAACGGTGCCACAGGAGCCATCGGAACAGCAGCGGTACAGTTGGCAAAATACTTTGGCGCTGAAGTGACCACTGTAGGAAATACAAAAAATATGGAACTGGTAAAGTCACTTGGCGCTGATATCGTCATCGATTACCAAAAAGAAGATTTCACCCGTCGAAATCACAGTTTTGACGTGGTGCTGGATGCCGTAGGAAAAAGCACATTTTTTAAATGCACGCGGATACTTAACAAAGGTGGAATATATTTCTCTACCGAATTGGGACCTTACGCTCAGAACATCTTTTTACCATTATATACAAGTATCATGGGTGATAAAAAAATGCTTTTCCCCTTACCCAAACACAACAAAAAAGAAATCATCTTTTTTCGTGAGCTGATAGAAGCCGGGCATTACCGTGCTGTCATAGACAGACAATATCCTTTAGCTCAGATACAGGATGCATACAGGTATGTAGAGACCGGCGAAAAGACGGGCAGTGTGGTGATTACTGTGGAGCATTGA
- a CDS encoding carboxypeptidase regulatory-like domain-containing protein, which yields MNKVCTLLFALLQLFSSVQESGTIEGKVSEVNSGEPIIFATVALYKNGVLVNGIETDLDGNYFLSEVQPGTYDMEASLIGYATQKLKNIVVKAGRNNIVHFQLSDDAVLLDLGLKVVQYNVKLIEIDNTTTGITTADNIRKLPTKNVDAIAATSVGVSSAGDISIRGSRSAETVYFIDGVRVTSGAIEEKIHEETSQAGLVTAGEWNDLNNWEKWSELLKQDEFKYMNKYWGIYTHHRYPVFVTNEDNNPIAGVSVYLKNHKDSIVWRAVTDIHGRAELFDISDQPKPRLSLHYEYEEIKNKLTLHNENKDQGTNIKLKTACTSTTKANIAFVVDATGSMSDEINFLKSDLASVIESIETRNRDVSISYSSVFYRDKGDTYVTRAQDFTKDERQLISFIGNQSACGGGDFAEAVDSALIHTLDLSWEVDAEVKLIFLILDAPPHLQQIEKYKKAVIKAANMGIKIIPVTGSGINRETDFLMKFTAILTNGTYAFITNHSGIGGDHLAPVHDEYEVEKLNELLTRVINGYLYSSPCEQILVDDKNKVTIYPNPAKDVINITVSEGDLKKVETLSNSGQILISPKVTDEESISVNISNLISGQYFVKLTFAEKVITKSFIKID from the coding sequence ATGAACAAGGTATGTACACTTTTATTTGCTTTATTGCAGCTATTCTCTTCCGTGCAGGAATCGGGCACCATCGAAGGAAAAGTATCGGAAGTTAACAGCGGGGAGCCGATCATATTTGCTACAGTAGCACTTTACAAAAACGGAGTATTGGTCAACGGTATTGAAACGGATTTGGATGGGAATTATTTCTTGTCTGAAGTCCAACCCGGTACATATGATATGGAAGCAAGCTTGATTGGATACGCCACCCAAAAGCTTAAAAACATAGTAGTAAAGGCAGGAAGGAACAATATTGTCCATTTTCAACTTTCGGATGATGCTGTCCTTTTGGATTTAGGACTAAAGGTCGTACAATACAATGTTAAATTAATAGAAATTGATAACACAACAACCGGAATAACCACTGCAGACAACATACGGAAATTACCTACAAAAAATGTCGATGCCATTGCTGCCACAAGTGTTGGAGTATCATCAGCTGGAGACATATCTATCAGAGGATCAAGATCAGCAGAAACAGTTTATTTTATAGATGGCGTTCGGGTCACTTCCGGTGCCATTGAAGAAAAAATACATGAAGAAACAAGTCAGGCTGGTCTGGTTACTGCGGGCGAGTGGAATGATCTCAATAATTGGGAGAAATGGTCGGAATTGCTGAAACAGGACGAATTCAAATACATGAATAAATATTGGGGAATCTACACCCATCATCGGTATCCGGTTTTTGTCACAAATGAAGATAATAATCCGATAGCTGGCGTTTCTGTCTATCTGAAAAATCATAAGGATAGCATCGTTTGGAGAGCTGTCACGGATATACATGGTCGTGCTGAACTTTTTGATATTTCCGATCAGCCAAAACCCCGTCTTTCCCTACATTATGAATATGAAGAGATAAAAAACAAACTGACCCTCCATAATGAAAATAAAGACCAGGGAACCAACATAAAATTAAAAACTGCTTGTACATCTACGACAAAAGCAAACATTGCATTCGTAGTAGATGCTACCGGTTCTATGAGCGATGAAATTAATTTTCTTAAATCTGATCTCGCTTCTGTGATTGAAAGTATTGAGACAAGAAACAGAGATGTCTCGATCAGTTATAGTAGTGTTTTCTATCGGGACAAAGGGGACACTTATGTTACGAGAGCACAGGATTTTACAAAGGATGAGCGCCAATTGATTTCATTCATTGGCAATCAAAGTGCCTGCGGCGGTGGTGATTTTGCTGAAGCTGTGGATTCCGCACTTATACATACTCTGGATTTGTCATGGGAAGTTGATGCAGAAGTTAAATTGATTTTCCTAATTCTGGATGCGCCACCACATCTGCAACAAATAGAGAAATACAAAAAAGCAGTAATTAAAGCAGCAAATATGGGGATAAAAATTATACCTGTTACAGGAAGTGGCATCAACAGAGAGACCGATTTTTTAATGAAGTTTACGGCTATACTTACGAATGGCACTTATGCTTTTATTACCAATCACAGCGGAATCGGTGGAGATCATTTAGCTCCTGTTCATGATGAATATGAAGTTGAAAAACTGAACGAGCTCCTGACAAGGGTCATCAATGGATATCTGTACAGCTCGCCATGTGAGCAGATTCTTGTCGATGATAAAAACAAGGTTACTATTTATCCTAATCCTGCCAAAGATGTAATCAATATTACGGTTTCAGAAGGTGATCTGAAAAAAGTTGAAACATTGAGTAATTCCGGACAAATATTGATCAGCCCAAAAGTAACAGATGAAGAGAGCATAAGTGTAAATATCAGCAACCTGATTTCCGGGCAATATTTTGTAAAATTAACTTTTGCTGAGAAAGTAATTACAAAATCATTCATTAAGATAGATTGA
- the dinB gene encoding DNA polymerase IV gives MYDRAILHLDLDSFFVSVECLKNSSLLGKPLLIGGTSNRGVVASCSYEARRFGVHSAMPMKMALRLCPQAIIIKGDMDSYSKYSGIVTDIVAEEAPVYEKASIDEFYLDLTGMDKHFGCFKWSSELRQKVIKESGLPISFGLSVNKTVSKVGTGEAKPNGTKYIPNGTEKGFLAPLPVGKIPGVGDQTHKKLNFMGVRTIETLSQIPVRLLEREFGKPGRSLWEKANAIDLTPIIPYHEQKSMSKERTFMEDTLDVTLMKHLLLDMADKLSFELRASGKLASTITVKIRYADFNTYTKQKSISYTANDRLLGQHVLDLFDKVFERRQLIRLIGVKYSGLVQGNYQINLFDDTMEHIQLMQQMDRIRRRFGADAIMRASGLVKAKVLRDQLPMDGG, from the coding sequence ATGTACGATCGTGCTATCCTCCATCTTGATCTCGACTCCTTCTTCGTATCGGTCGAGTGTCTCAAAAACAGCAGTCTGCTCGGCAAGCCGCTACTCATCGGCGGTACGTCCAACCGCGGTGTCGTCGCGTCATGCAGCTACGAGGCACGCCGCTTTGGCGTACACTCTGCCATGCCTATGAAGATGGCACTCCGGCTCTGTCCGCAAGCTATCATCATCAAGGGCGACATGGACAGCTATTCCAAATATTCGGGCATCGTCACGGACATCGTCGCTGAAGAAGCACCCGTGTATGAGAAGGCATCTATCGACGAGTTTTATCTCGACCTGACAGGTATGGATAAACATTTCGGCTGCTTCAAATGGTCATCAGAATTGCGTCAGAAAGTCATCAAAGAATCGGGACTTCCGATCTCATTCGGTCTCTCTGTCAATAAAACCGTCTCCAAAGTAGGCACCGGCGAGGCAAAACCCAACGGCACCAAATACATACCCAATGGTACGGAAAAAGGATTTCTGGCACCGCTACCCGTCGGCAAGATACCCGGCGTAGGAGACCAAACGCACAAAAAACTCAACTTCATGGGTGTACGTACGATCGAGACACTCAGTCAGATACCTGTCCGCCTGCTCGAGCGTGAATTCGGGAAGCCCGGACGTAGCTTATGGGAAAAGGCCAATGCCATCGATCTTACGCCCATCATACCGTATCATGAACAAAAGTCCATGTCCAAGGAGCGCACCTTTATGGAAGATACACTTGATGTGACGTTGATGAAACATCTCCTGCTCGACATGGCAGATAAACTATCCTTTGAGCTGCGTGCCTCCGGCAAACTCGCATCTACTATCACCGTCAAGATCCGATACGCCGACTTCAATACCTACACCAAACAAAAAAGCATATCCTATACTGCCAATGATCGACTACTCGGTCAGCACGTACTCGACCTTTTCGACAAAGTATTTGAACGCCGCCAACTCATCCGGCTCATCGGTGTCAAGTACAGCGGCCTGGTACAAGGCAATTATCAGATCAATCTGTTTGACGATACGATGGAGCACATACAGCTCATGCAGCAGATGGACAGGATCAGAAGACGTTTTGGTGCCGACGCCATCATGCGGGCGAGTGGCCTGGTGAAGGCTAAGGTGTTGCGGGATCAGTTGCCGATGGATGGTGGGTGA
- a CDS encoding type II toxin-antitoxin system death-on-curing family toxin, whose protein sequence is MRYLTKTIVVAINKKTILSHGDNFIEPHNYLNEQNLDYLLEIVHAEMFGEPLYPNLSDKAGLYMYNIIANHIFQDGNKRTGLEAAIVFLRINGFNISQNLHLNDLYDFTIKVASGEFSALSR, encoded by the coding sequence ATGAGGTATCTGACAAAAACTATAGTGGTAGCAATCAACAAAAAAACGATTCTATCTCATGGTGATAACTTTATTGAACCACATAATTATTTGAACGAACAAAATCTTGATTATTTATTAGAAATAGTCCATGCAGAAATGTTTGGTGAGCCTCTTTACCCCAACCTAAGTGACAAAGCAGGCTTATATATGTATAATATTATAGCCAACCACATATTTCAAGACGGTAACAAGCGTACAGGTCTCGAAGCTGCCATAGTATTTCTTAGAATAAATGGATTCAATATTTCCCAGAATTTGCATCTAAATGATCTTTACGACTTCACCATCAAAGTCGCTTCAGGCGAATTTAGTGCTCTGTCCAGATAA
- a CDS encoding transposase, with amino-acid sequence MDWLEREHYQDKEKIIVIQDNLNTHTKGSFYENLPVQRAGELNRKMDFQFTPKHASWLNMAEIEFSSVSRQCLRRKIATIEER; translated from the coding sequence ATGGATTGGCTGGAAAGAGAACATTATCAAGATAAGGAGAAAATAATCGTCATTCAAGATAACTTGAACACGCATACCAAAGGATCGTTTTATGAAAACCTGCCAGTGCAAAGAGCTGGAGAACTAAACAGGAAAATGGATTTTCAATTTACACCCAAACATGCCAGTTGGCTCAATATGGCTGAAATAGAATTTTCATCAGTGAGTCGTCAATGTCTTAGGAGAAAAATCGCAACAATAGAGGAGAGATGA
- a CDS encoding helix-turn-helix domain-containing protein: MARQHSFIELPEDDLELLQSLKSSGKLPGRKLKRVQVLLSLHQKVEPKEIAKVVGLSFVTVYEIKNKYLEEGLSSLDEKPRPCTHLRKIKEHEEAIITSIACSDPEDGNSRWTIRLIGSKFVELSNFETVSYETIRSVLKKANLSLG; the protein is encoded by the coding sequence ATGGCACGACAACATTCATTTATTGAATTACCCGAAGACGATCTGGAGTTACTTCAAAGTTTAAAAAGTTCTGGTAAACTACCAGGTCGTAAATTGAAAAGGGTTCAAGTACTTTTAAGTTTGCATCAGAAGGTAGAGCCCAAAGAAATTGCTAAAGTAGTAGGTCTTAGTTTTGTGACAGTGTATGAAATAAAGAATAAGTATCTCGAAGAAGGCCTGAGTTCTCTGGATGAAAAGCCTAGACCATGTACTCATTTAAGAAAGATAAAAGAGCATGAAGAAGCAATAATTACGAGTATTGCCTGTAGCGATCCTGAGGATGGTAATAGTCGATGGACAATTCGTCTTATTGGGTCAAAGTTTGTAGAGTTAAGTAATTTTGAGACTGTTTCATATGAAACGATACGAAGTGTTTTAAAAAAAGCCAACTTAAGCCTTGGTTAG
- a CDS encoding DNA alkylation repair protein: MAELLKHIYNTSFFDTYSDVLSERIPGFDNDLFMAHFATRHWESLELKQRMAYLAQITNKLLPEPYPEKVETILRLIDDLRKRGVKDQNLEYIFLADIITEHGLHDLKTSIHAIEHITQFTSFEFAGRPFFIQYPSEMMEQMLTWASHPNANVRRYASEGCRPRLPWGLQLKQFVADPSPILPILEQLKEDPSEYVRKSVANNLNDISKDHPHIVINFIRKWHGTNDKTDKMLRQAARTLLKTGNSEALSLFGNHQHIRFELSDFSINKKTLQIGSELTFSFALCNTDNCSAAFRIEYIIRFMKANGQLSGKIFKITDKFLELHQKVAFSKKHRFADLTTRKHYPGLHQIAIVINGAEVNSLDFSLSL; encoded by the coding sequence ATGGCCGAATTACTCAAACACATATATAATACATCATTTTTTGATACCTACTCAGATGTTTTATCAGAACGGATACCCGGATTTGACAATGATCTTTTTATGGCTCATTTCGCTACGCGGCATTGGGAGTCGCTGGAGCTGAAACAAAGAATGGCTTATCTGGCACAGATCACGAATAAATTGCTTCCTGAGCCGTATCCTGAAAAAGTTGAAACCATACTCCGACTTATAGACGATTTGCGAAAGCGAGGTGTAAAGGACCAAAATCTGGAATATATCTTTCTGGCAGATATTATTACCGAACACGGTTTGCATGATCTGAAGACATCTATTCACGCCATAGAACATATCACACAGTTTACCAGTTTTGAATTTGCAGGCAGGCCATTTTTCATACAATATCCGTCAGAAATGATGGAACAAATGTTAACTTGGGCCAGCCATCCTAATGCCAATGTGCGTCGCTATGCATCAGAAGGCTGTCGTCCCAGACTGCCCTGGGGTTTACAACTCAAACAATTCGTAGCGGATCCTTCACCCATCCTACCCATTCTGGAACAACTCAAAGAAGACCCTTCAGAATACGTCCGCAAAAGTGTAGCCAATAATCTCAACGACATCTCCAAAGATCATCCGCATATCGTCATAAACTTTATCAGAAAGTGGCATGGCACCAATGACAAAACAGACAAAATGCTGCGGCAGGCAGCCCGTACACTGCTTAAGACCGGCAACTCTGAAGCTTTGTCACTTTTTGGCAATCATCAGCATATCCGTTTTGAGCTCAGTGATTTTTCTATCAATAAAAAGACACTGCAAATCGGTAGTGAATTAACCTTCAGTTTTGCACTCTGCAATACTGACAATTGCAGTGCCGCATTTCGTATAGAATATATTATCCGATTTATGAAAGCTAACGGACAGCTTTCCGGAAAAATCTTTAAAATAACAGATAAATTTCTGGAGCTACATCAGAAAGTAGCTTTTAGTAAAAAGCATCGGTTTGCAGACCTTACCACCAGAAAGCATTATCCCGGACTTCATCAGATTGCTATTGTTATCAATGGTGCAGAAGTAAATTCATTAGATTTCAGTCTTTCTTTATAA
- a CDS encoding helix-turn-helix domain-containing protein — MIGQNIKYLRSKSKLSQQELAEKLSVPRSSLSDYERGHTQVSIENLLKLSDIFDVTIDDLLKSNLSHQDLEIIRNRELRVLAISVDAENNSNIELVETKAEAGYLESFADPEYIRDLPKIAFPNIPQGTYRGFEIHGDSMLPMESGTIVICAYVESLKDIKAGKTYVIISKADGVVYKRVKNDAATNKLMLISDNESYLPYEINYSDIAEVWQYYAHLSFSDSKFTFNNMLEEKLQDIQRKLSEVHRIVVK, encoded by the coding sequence ATGATAGGACAAAATATTAAATATCTCCGCAGCAAAAGCAAACTCTCACAGCAGGAACTGGCAGAAAAACTTTCTGTTCCACGATCATCACTAAGTGATTATGAGCGAGGTCATACACAGGTGAGTATTGAAAATCTGCTCAAACTTTCAGATATCTTTGATGTGACTATTGATGACCTGTTGAAATCTAATTTAAGTCATCAGGATCTCGAGATCATCCGCAACCGGGAGTTGCGTGTCCTTGCCATTTCTGTCGATGCTGAAAATAACAGTAATATAGAATTGGTAGAAACAAAAGCAGAAGCCGGTTATCTCGAGTCATTTGCCGATCCTGAATATATAAGAGACCTCCCCAAAATAGCTTTCCCCAACATCCCGCAGGGTACTTACCGGGGATTTGAGATTCATGGTGATTCTATGTTGCCGATGGAGTCCGGAACCATTGTCATTTGCGCTTATGTGGAAAGTCTGAAAGACATCAAAGCCGGCAAAACATATGTCATCATCAGTAAAGCAGATGGCGTTGTGTATAAGCGGGTAAAAAATGACGCTGCTACCAACAAACTCATGCTTATCTCTGATAACGAATCTTACCTACCTTATGAAATTAATTATAGTGACATTGCAGAAGTCTGGCAGTATTATGCGCATTTGAGTTTTTCAGATTCTAAATTTACTTTCAATAATATGCTTGAAGAAAAACTTCAGGATATACAACGCAAGCTGTCAGAAGTACATCGAATAGTTGTAAAGTAA